In the genome of Megachile rotundata isolate GNS110a chromosome 16, iyMegRotu1, whole genome shotgun sequence, the window CTTATCTACAACGATGAAAGCGGCCCTGCTCTTCGGAGGGCGAGTTCTCGAAAATCGAGTGCCCTTTTAACCCGTTGCATCTGATTTATCGGTTAAGTGCTGGCCATTCGTCTTGATTTCGATTTTCTGATTGTCGAACCGCGCCGGTAACTAGTCTGCGTAATAGTCACCAGTTTTGCGTACTTATATTGATATATACGAGATGATTGTGGTTCAACTAAACTGTTTTCAAGGTTTTGCTTTGCTCATATTGCTGTGTCCACAGTAGGACAATAACTGGCGTTAGTACCTTTGACGATATGAATTTTTGCGTTTTTGTCTTGCTTGTGCCAGATCTATTGTAGAAAAAAAGGGCATGATATGACAAAGAGATTAAAGGTcttttaaaaattccctagattctcaaatctctatatccctgcattctaaaatctccaaattcctacattctccaatgtCTAGATTTCAACGTGtctatatctaaaaatttctctattctcaaatctttagacGTTTAAAATTGAACTACccaaattgaagaaatgaagaattgaagaattgaagaattgacgaattgaacaattgaacaattgagcaattgaacaattgaacaattgaacaattaaaacaATGAgacattagaaaattaaacaatgaaaaattggagaattgaacaattgaactatTGACCAACTGAAACAATGAAAAATTgacatattgaaaaattgaaaaattgaaaaatggacaaattgaaaatttgaaaaatggaaaaattgacaaattgataaattaaatacttgaaaaactgaaaaactgaaaaattccaAGAAAATAAAACGTTACAGAaccaaataatttgtaaaataattaaaaaccatAATTGATTTTCATAAGTATTCCTGTCCTTAAATcatgaaaagaaaaatacagaaaaaacaTTTTCCAAAACAAGAATATATTTAAACCGTGCGATCAACATAAACCAAAAGTTTTGGAGATTAACCGCAATCGAAGAAAGCATAAGGTTCAAGAATCGGAAGCTTGAGAAATGGTTAAAAAAGGGGGTATGGGGTTAAGGATAAGTCGCCTTTTAGCGAGTGGCGCGAGCAACCCCTTTCTTGTAATTCGACGAAATAAACGCCGAACGTTAGGCCGGaagcaataaaataaatcaaGCCTCCGAGTGGGGAAGGAAAACATTACCCCCTCAAAGCATCCTGATGGCAAACGAGGATCCTTTAGTCGTTAGAAGCTTTCTGGTCGAAGACACTTTACTCCTGGTTAATATGTATCATCtagcaaaatttttctttataccGGATAtcacgatacattttattacaaattgatattttcttatatttgtgtaattactttttattttccatGATATTTGTCTTTCTTTATCaacttatttttttaacatttttgtgTATCGTTCAAAATAAGGAAGATGTATTTTAGACACCTTGCATATATTCTCGATTCGAAGTTATGGCAATACTCATTCAATAACTATGTTATAGACtatcaatatttttcaaaagtCTTATAGTCTGAacttctataaaatatttacaaaaataaaataaatttgcaagcaCCAAACCAGCTGTATACAGAACAACAAGTACCACTTATTTTGAAACAAccttacaattaaaattttttaattttcccaaTAATACTAACGAGACAAAAATTGTactatgtttaataaaatatactaatgaaacgtaacataaaatataataaataaatataatacgtatgaaatataataatagaacagtaaaatattttttaacatcatACATTTATATCAGTCacagtaaaataaattcaactAATAAGTAATTAAAGAGAACGTTAAGAAGCATTACACCGTAGAAAATAAAGATTTCTAATGATGTTATTGTCCATACTCAACGCGACTTTTATaccgaataaataaataaaacaatggTTCCTGGTGAGACCATAAATTGACTCGAACATAAATTTTTCGTGTCTTGCCAGCGTCTGTTACGCGGTAAGCTGACAGATGGAACAATGGACAccttcatttaaaaatatattaaatggcGGAACGACGAACGTTCGTATCGTGCATGTCCAAGCTGATTATTAACGATCGTAAAATATTGATTGATTCCGACACCTGGTTTTAAATACCGCTTATTATACTCCGGCCATCAGTTATTTTCCTGATTATACACTGACCGCTCTGTGCTACATAATTATACGCAAACgcgtaacaaatttatttaagaatattGTCTGTCGCCTGCCACAGTTCTGTCCTTACTTATTTTCTGCCTATCAATTTACAGaaataacacgtcactcaataagtccccggtctgatacatatatggcgatactggtgacagacccacgttattttcgaataatactaaccttcaaacagtacgtgtcaaaatttcagggtattctgaccaacagtttagaagttacagtcattttagtacccctagtttcgtaattttgaagacaatggatagaaaggactttcgtgtgttgattaaacactgttttttaatcggaaaaaatactgttggagccaaaaagtgacttcataagcattatagggactctgcaccagggaaatcaactatcgttgactggtatgctcaatttaaacgcggtcatacaagcgccgatgatgctgaacgctctggttgcccaaaatcagcagtcgttccggaaaacataaaaaatgtccacaaaatagttttaaagggccgaAAAtttaagttgtgtgagatagctgatgccttgaagatatcagaagttagtgtcttcacaattttgcatgaaaatttgggcatgtgcaaattgctttcaaagtgggtgccgcgtttgctgtttcacgaaggcaatgcgccgtgtcactagtcgatgaacacgatggttcaattgaatgaattacgttttgaattgtttccccacacaccgtactccccagatttggaccccagcgactatcggcactttgcagatatgaaaaaaatgctccagggaaagaaatttagCTCAAATGAaaaagtgattgcggaaactgaagcttattttgggggcaaagataaatcgtttaatataaagggaattgaaaagttagaaatgcgttggaatcaatgtatcacactggaaggaatgtatattgatgattaaagtggaatttctaaaaaaaaatttgtttttcttagttagaccggagacttattgagtgacgtgttacgaCGTGAAATTTACAGAAATGCACGACGGGTCAAACAGAAATTCTGAGAGTTACAAtagattcaaattttttttaaataagggGAGACTGTGATCAAATTATTGAGAGTTATTGCACATGGGATTTTTTCTGGATTTgtgttattcaattattattaagtaatagtaataaaagGGCTAATCATAGTCTGAAAAATCAACCAATAATAATATGTACTATATTGTGATATTAAAATAAGAGTTAGagagtaatattaaaaataaaatatatatctatatataaaatataaaatataaaatataaaatatatttcattagttaaatttacaaaatatgaagTCTGTAATATTTGCCCTCACAGTTCATTAAAAATGATTTCACCAAAAAATTAAATCTACATCAGGTAGTTCTCACAAATAGATAATATTTCAATCATGATATTGAAAAATCCAAAAACACTCAGGAAAGACCCAAAACTAGTCCACGTTTTATTCGATACCCAGCTAAAGCAATCATCGACAACCAATGCGACTCACATAAGAAACAGCTTCCAGAAGTATCTTAATGTTTGCAATGTTACGGTTGTGGGTCTGCTATGATAATTGTAATGAACGCCTCGAGATTCCGCGAGCCCATCTGCGCCCACCGTTCCTCCACCCTCGAGCCACCCCTTTAGACTCCGCTCCGAGGAACGAGCAACGCTCTCTGTACAAACTCGGGAGCTCTTAAGTACCGAACTTGTTAGAATTGATTTAAGTGCTGAATGCTAAATCAACCGAAGGGCCCACCCTTCCAGATGGGGTAGAAGGGGGGAGAGGAGAAAATTTACGAGTCGCAAGCGTTTTACGTGTATCCTCGTGCGGACCAACGACCCTTGGCGTAATCGGTGTTTCGCGCGGATCAGACGAAGCTTAATGGAAAGATACCTTGTTCGATTCTTTCAAAGTCCCTtcgataaatttacaaattaacaaatcttgTTAATTCCTTCATTTGTTCAAATTATTTCAAGATTTCGTATAATCAAAAGCAACCTGTACtttgaatattaaaagtttgataaaatattttctatgagTAAACTGCAATGATAGATATTGAATTGAGTAATGTACATGAAGGTACAAACTTTCATACGTGTCCATGTAATGAGAGCCTGCTGTATCAAGTGCTGCAGCCGGTGCAGACAATAGGTGTTAAGGATTGATAGAATCTTTTCGCACCTTCGTGTGTTGTTGTTATAGCGACTACAACAAAACAGATTCATGTTGTCCACAGCATATGACTTcaaacatatttaatattgcaaATGCACGAATATTGTAACATTGTTAACATCGTAAACTCGTCAACAATATAACTTCGTTGTTATGAAGTCGTCATAAACGCATCGACATCCTAACAATGTTAACGTCATAAACGTATCAATATTGTAACATTGTTAATATTATGATTACGACATCGTCCCATTTTTAACATAGTAAACTCATCGATATTGTGATATATCATTGTAAACCATCGATGTCGTAACATTAACATCAAAAATGTATAGACATGGTAATATCGTAACCTCCAAAATGAGGTGTCGGAATGAAGGGGGCACCATAGTTAAATGACCACCGGTAATCGAAGAAGCACGGTGTATTTCTACCGGGTTGACTCATCTGACCGTTCCACTTAGCCTAGTAAATCACGGCCATCAACACCGGACCAATTAACACGGCAATCATCCAGTCGTGGATCGACTTTCGGAAAGCGAGCGGTACCATTACGGTTCGTGAGGTCATGCTTACACAGCAACGACTTCCAAGAGTCCGAAACACGTATGACCGTGTATCCACGATGACGTGCGTATCCGTCGCGTTTTATTACACGTGTCCAAGAACGGCTCACCGGGCCGGGCAATATCCATAAATCAGGAGTATCGTTGAACGAAGAAGCGAGAACGTTGGCCACCGAACTCTCGTCGTCACCGCGTTTCAACTCGTTGAGCAATGAACTCGAGATCTTTATGTAGATCGTATCAGACGGGCCGTGACACGTGGAAAGTGTGAGAACTGCCACGAACGGCCGTTGATGGACGAGGACTCGCGGGGATAGAGCAGGTTCTTCGGTGGACGTTCGGTGATGGATTCTCCGCGTTACGCCATTTTGAGCCCGACTCAATCTGATCAAGTTCTCCGCGCCTTGGCTTCATTTGAACGCAAACTTTGATCTTGATAGATTTCAGAAACTATTTTTAAAGCAATCTTTGTATTTGTAATTGGTTCTGAATATAGAAATGATGGAGCTTTTGTCGGATGCAAGAAAATCGAAGCTGATAGTTCAGCGGAAAACCGAGCGAAGAATCACAGAGGTGTGTTTTCCAGGAGCAGAAAAAGGTAGCAGACACGCCGTAACAAAATGATTGAAACACGGCCGGTATATTGTCCTTATACGGAGGCACCGGTGAATCCGTGCAAGTGGAGAAGAAACTGCCCTGGCGACGTTAATTTGTGAACGATTACGGGCACCTGGTGCGTACTGCTGGCCTCCGAAGACAAAGGAGAGGTCGCGGTGTAACGAACGCGCATTCTTTCCTCAGACTGCTGCAATGTTTTCCTCGGTAATTTAGACTGGCAATTTCTGGTAATCGTTGGAAAGATTTCTTCAGCAGCTTGAATTTTCGATCTTTACATTTTGATAGAAGGTTCCAGAATACAAGATCGGTCAGAGGTCTCCGTGACCCAACTGGCGCAGATGAATTTACATGCACGGCGTAAACTGAGTGAGCTGTTTCTCCAGTTTGTCTGACAGAGCaccaagagagagagaaaaggaaacCAGAGGCAACCAGAGGGGCAGAGGATAGCGTATTAACGAGCTTAAACGAACGGAAACTAAGTGTCTCGGCTCggagtaaaattaattaatcgcaATCGTCCGAACTGTGGCGACGATCGCGCGCTCTCGTTTCTTGAAATCGTTTGTTTTCTTGCTAGAGTCTAGACTAGACTCTTCGCTATCTTTAACGCTTTGACTGCCGCAGTAAAAATAAACGTGTCTAgtatgaaatattgaaactcTAATTGAAGGGTTCACAGCAATGGAGGATGCTCTCGTCCTTTTATCTTGTACAAGAAAGATGATCCATGCTGCAAGAAAGTATAGTCAACTATAAATATATCTGGAAACAAATAGATACTGGgtctagaaaataaaaaatattacgcTAGATTTATGGATGTTCTACAAAATTATGGATGGAGCTAAAAAAAATAAACGTATCATAAATTGGATTATATAATCTTTATGTAGAAGGTATTTCGACAGGAgtctaatttctgaaatttatcaTAAAGAACATTATGTGAactgttcaaaattatttctataAGTCACCTATATGAATTCTGGTCTAACTTGAAATTATCTGaggatttaaaatttgaggtGTATCAAAGAATTTGATGTGAAGGTTTGACGAAATTAATGGAAAGACTGGTCCTCGGTGTCGTGGGAATTCGTTCACGGGTCACCATGCTTCACGTGTGACTTCTTCTTGATCGTGGCACGAAACACTTGTAAAAGTTCGCCGCTCTGTGTACCAACGCGATGATAATTTCCAGAGATTAAGCTGACCGAGGAGACCCCCGATGCTTCCACCGAGCTAGTTAAAAGTAATGACACGTTCACCGGGTCTCCCGGTTGTGGCGATTCGAAATCTCGCTTTTTTGCCGTAACCTGGCACCGACCAGAGGTGAAGACATCGGTGGCCAGCCCTGTTTGTGCGACGAATCGGTGTCCGGTACCAACTTTCCGACCCCAAGACACGCTCGTTAGCACGGCATGTGGGATCTCGGCGAGTTTTGTAGCCGGCTACCTTGTAGTCAGCTACCGGAATCAGGCTTCTTTCTGATCCTCCTGCGGATTCGGCGATGCTGCGCTTGTCTTTGTCCCTGCAATAAAAGCAACGCGAAAATAGAACATCATTTAAGCGCTCGTTGCGTGATTTTTTCAGTGTCGGAATGCTTTAGACTCTTACTagttacttaaaattatttaacatcactcaaaattgtataatttttgaaatgtttgaaGATACACTTTTCACATGAATATCCACTTTGTGAAAAACCGATTGATTTTGGTATAAGAATTGATTGGTATTGgaataaatgaaagaaaaataaaattaattatattacacCTTTTGTTATCGTCACATAAGTCATCATATGAACAAGAGaaaaaacatgaaaaaaataagaattttaaaatgaaactctAAAAATCATATTAACTAGTGTAATTTTGGTGTTAAGCTTAAAGTGAAAAAAAGGTAATCGAACGAAGAATAGCGAAGGGAAGCTCATGTGTCTGAAATTCGCAGAAGGGTaggatataaaattaatagcgATGTAGATTTCTGGATAGCAGGGAATGCGAGCAATTGCGAATCGTGGGAGTGCGAGACAGGCGATGCGTGAAATTTAATACGTTCGACATGAAGATTCCTCGAGTACGGCAGAAACGAAGGGAAAAGAGGAGAAAACGGAGACACATAACGAATGCCATTTCTGACCCGAGCGGTTATGCGTGCATCGCATTATTGTTTGCCTTCAATTAAACTTCCATTTTGTGCAACGGCCCCGGCTCTGTTTGCAACGATTCTCGTTGATTGCCAGACTCTTCCTTGGAAGAGGAAATTCTCTTACGACTTTCTTTGAGGGAATCGACGAGACACGATTAATTGCTCGCTGTTTTGATTGAACCCAATTTCTTGGGGGCATTGATCCGTACACATATAAGAGTAAATTTATTCTACTCgagtatttgaaatatttttaattgattgATTCTTTTGAGTTTTGTATAATTTGTGAATGATGGGCGTGTTAGAATAAGTACAAAcactattttttattaataatattttgtattatttattaatgatctttattgatttttaatatcACTTTCAGTTGGTATTAATTGATAATGAATTACTGGTGATGCCTATTatacttaatttaattatttgttctaTGTTCAgttatgtttaaataattatgctGAGTTGTATTGAATTCTAGTATCATTTATATTCAATTGTATACAATTTGTTTCTGCATATTTAATTACActcaattcaataattatttatgttcaattatATTCAGCTGAAGAATTGCTTAGTTACATTCAATAATCGTccatatttaatgaaattaaacttAACAATTGTCtgtacttaattatgttcaaatTGTTCAGTTATAAAAAGTGAAATAATTCATGTTTATTTTCATTAGATTTAATAAATGTCCACATTACATTGTaccaatttattaatattttaacgaaGCTTCTTATTTCatttgattttgtttgtataataataaaactgaAGGAAGAAATTTTTAGTATAAAGGTTACCAGAAATTCTGGTCTACCACAATTAGTTAAAATTTCGAACATCATTACCGGAAATGCTGGCGATTAAAGTAAGATTGAACGTTCGTTTTCGCTCTATCAACTATAGACAGGAAGCCATCGAAAATCGTCTATCTAATCAACTTCCTTCCTATGACACATTTCTGAACGAGTGAAACGAGTTTCTTTTTCGGTGGGTCCCCTTCAGATACACACGTTCGTGACAAAACTTGGCGATTTCGCGACAGAGTTCGCCCGATAACGAGAACAAATTACGATCGCTGCCAGCGAAAGAGAACTACGTATTTGCTTAATCGGCCGGCACACCAATGGCTTCAAAGAAGCGGAACAGTAAGATATCCCATTAATTAAGACTCTCCAGATGTTTGAAATTACTTGGTCCCTGTCGTGCTCGGACGTCCCCACCGATTCTAAGTTTCTTGAGAGATCCCTTTCTGCGAAGAATTTCGGACCGATAGTCAGGAAAATCGTCCGGTCATTCTTGTAATTAGACTTCGATAACTTCTCGCTTTTTCGATGAGTTATTCGACACACGAGAATTTCTTCGTTTgactataattattttttaacgatgTATTAACATTCTTCTTTTGAAACATAAGACTGGGATTTAAGCATCATGTAACATTTCAAATGTGATTATATTTATTGGAAGATTATAATTTAGtagttttgaaatattggaatttagaatttgaaatttagacttTTGAAACTTGATCATTTCTAAGCCATCACTAGTTCTTAgattattgcaaaattataatttggtaaattgctCATTTGTAGTTGCAACATTTGGAGATTGAAtagttttgaaatattggaatttagaatttgaaatttagacttTTGAAACTTGATCATTTCTAAGCCATCACTAAGCCATCACTC includes:
- the LOC143266044 gene encoding uncharacterized protein LOC143266044, with protein sequence MNFTGSSHSDASLTNNYSWSSSLGCSLLDTMTQDKDKRSIAESAGGSERSLIPVADYKVAGYKTRRDPTCRANERVLGSESWYRTPIRRTNRAGHRCLHLWSVPGYGKKARFRIATTGRPGERVITFN